In Setaria italica strain Yugu1 chromosome I, Setaria_italica_v2.0, whole genome shotgun sequence, the genomic window TTGATCTTTCCTATAACCAATTCAGTGGCAGCATTCCGTCCGGTCTAGGTAAATGCTCTGCGCTTAGAGTACTCAAGGCAGGCCACAATAACCTCAACAGGACACTCCCAGATGAACTCTTCAATGTTTCCTCATTAGAGTACCTCTCTTTTCCCGACAATGGTTTGCGGGGAATACTTGATGGTGCGCACATGATGAATCTCAGAAATCTGGCAATCCTTGATCTTGGAGGTAATATGCTACATGGCAAGATTCCAAATTCTATAGGTCAGCTCAAGAGATTAGAGGAGCTCCATTTGGAGAACAACAACATGACTGGGGAGCTGCCATCAACTCTGAGCAATTGCACAAATATCATAACGATTGACCTCAAGGGCAACAACTTCAGTGGAGAGCTTCAGAAAGTCAACTTCTCCAACCTGAGCAATCTAGAAGTATTGGATCTTCTATACAACAACTTCACTGGAACAATTCCGGAAAGCATTTACTCATGCAGCAACTTGATTGCATTGCGGCTATCTGGCAACAACTTACATGGGCAGCTTTCACCGAGAATAGGCAATTTGAAGTCTCTTGTTTTCCTGTCACTTGGTGACAATAAGTTTACAAACATCACAAATACGCTTCAGATCCTCAAGAACTGTAGGAATCTTACCTCCCTACTTATTGGAGCCAACTTCAAGGGTGAAGCCATGCCAGAAGATGAAAAATTTGGTGGTTTTCAGAATCTTAGGGCTCTTTCCATATCTGAGTGCTCGTTGTCTGGGAAAATACCTCTTTGGCTATCAAAGCTAAAGAATTTGGAGATGTTGTTTTTGCAGAGGAATCAACTCACTGGACCAATACCCGCCTGGATTAAAAACTTAACTTCACTTTTCCATCTGGACTTATCATATAACAACCTTTCAGGGGAAATACCGATAGCCTTAATGGAGATGCCAATGCTAACAACAGAAATTGCTGCAATCCATTCGGTCTTTGAGCTACCGGTTTATCTAGGCCATTCACTTCAGTACAGAATAATCAGTACTTTCCCGAAAACGCTGGATCTTGGTCACAATAACTTCACTGGTGCGATCCCTCATGAGATTATTCAGTTGAAATTGCTTGCTAAACTCAATTTCAGCTTCAACGCCTTATCAGGAGAAATTCCACAGCAGCTCGGTAACCTGACAAATCTGCAAATTTTAGACTTGTCTAGCAACCACCTCACAGGTGCAATCCCATTGGCACTGAATAACTTGCACTTCCTCTCTAAATTCAATGTTTCTCATAATGACCTGGAAGGTCCTATTCCGAGTGTAGGCCAGCTTAGTACATTTCCAAGTTCTAGCTTTGATGGGAACCCAAAGTTGTGTGGCACTATGGTTGCTAGATTATGTGGCTCAGATGAAGCACCTCCAGTCTCTGTTCCCTCCACCGAACAATCGATCAAAAGGATGGCCTTTGTGATTGCTTTTTTAACTTTCTTTGGTGTAGGGGTGCTATATGATCAGATAGTCTTGTCAAGGTACTTTGGCTAGTCGCAGTTTACATGTGGGTTTATGACAATTTTAGCGCTACTTGGTTCCTACTCAGGTTAAGCAACATTGACAACGGACATGATTTCAGCTGTGCGCTATATGTAACTCATTTTTATGTGTACAGAAACTGAGTAACTGGAGGGAACTTATGGGTCTGGGCACAGGACTGAGGAGTAACCCATCCGGTGCAATTGCAAAAACATCATAAGCTGATATAAATTGAAGTGGTCAAAATTTGCCAAGAAAAATATCATTCAGGTTTGGATTTTGAGCAGCTATAATTCCATCATTCAACTTTGTTGCTGTACAATAACACCACGCAGTTAAACCTTGATGCACTTCTAAATACAAGAAGAAACATTGCCTTCAAGTTTGGCAACCGACAATTATCAAGCTTTGTATAGCTGCAAACCATATTTAGATCCTGATTATGTTGAGACTGATGAACACTATGGCAAAATTGGTGATGGTGAGGAAATAGACTACAAGGACAAACAACCCTCCTGATTACGGCACTCATCTCTTCCTGCCTGATGCTGATGATCAACACTTCAATGGTGAAGATGGAAGTAATCCTGGGGCCAACCAAATGCAAGACAGAGGGACTTAGCTAATTTCTGGAGTCTCAGTTATATTCATGGCTTCCTTTTCTTCTGGTTCATGTAGCAGTGCTTTAAGTTATGTAGTTGGTCTCTTCCTCTATGGACTTTGTGATTGTGGATTTCAATCACTGATGTATCTTCCTTTTCAGTTGTGTTGTCGTTACCCACATGTCATTTCAATGTACGAACTTATTTTCAATTATGAAAATTAATGGCAACAGGAACACAGCCATTCTTAAAAAAACTCATTTCCATGTAGTAAGGATGTAATTTGAGGAGAGTTATGGGAAGGAGTGATCCATTAGGGGGaaatggaaaaataaaaaaaatgcaactacGTAAGCTGATTCAAATTGAAGCAGTCTAAATTTGTCACCGAAAAATTTCCATGCAGCAATAATACATTCACCATTCAATTTTCTTGCTGGACAAAAGTCAAAAACACTACGCAGTTGAATCATGATAAGTATCCTACAATAGTAGTAAACAGGATAAATTTTGTTACAAATCGTAAATGTCAGTGCATCTCGAACTTTCGAACTTTTCCCAACAGGGTTTCTGCAGGATGTACCTCGGGAGCACGTCTCAGAAGACCCACCACCCCAAACTGCGGGAATTGCCCTCCGGCGAGTGCGGCGCACTCCGGCGGCCGAGCTGTCGGGCCGACGCGGCGTCAGCCCCgggtcaccgccgccgctgcgttTCGATGTCTCGCGGCTGTGCTTTCCGCGTCCCGGCGTCCGTGTCGCGCGTCTTGCTTCGACGTATTGGGCTGTCTATCTGACCTGGGCCGCGGACGTGGCCCACAAGAGAAATGGCTCGAAAGATGCAAACCCTGTGGAAAtcattttgagtttttgaatATAGTTGTTTAAACACAACTATATTTGAGGGGGTCATTCCACTAAAAAAAGATTTTGAGGGTCCAAAAACCATGCAAAGTTTCTGGATTCAAATATGAAGCATTTTCGAGACATAGGAAGAACCACCATGCAAACTAAgcaccagcaggcagcaggcagcagcatgGGTAAAAAATTGCAAACCATGCAAAAACATCTTAAAAGAGTCAAACGCATCAGGTCGAAGAAGACGACGTCACGAAATCGACCCTACAATTATGTATCCTTCGGATATATAACCAGCAATGTATATCCAACATAGCACAATTGTTGCCCAAAATCCTACGCCTTCTTCGACATCGTCTGTGTTGTGCATTTGTCAACGAGTTGCAACAGCACGTGACATGATCACGCCATGCGATCATGTTTGCATGTTCACACCGAATGGTGAACTCAGGTTAGCCTTGTGTGTCAATTCTCGTCGACGCCGTGGAAAATCTTCGTGTTTCTGGAGCAGTCCAGATCTCTGTTTGGTCATCACTCTTTTGTTCATGGCAATGGGCAGGTAGATTGACCCTGCTAGAATGATATATACAACAGAGGGCGCCTGCTCTGCCAAGGACAAGGAATAGGCAAATGTCAAATGTggctttgtgaattgtgatgataGTTTTCACAAGTTAACTACTTTGATTACCCCAAGTGCAAACATCTCTGTACAAACGCACCTGGTTGAGCCACAAGAAGAAGCGAGGTGACACAGGGTAGCCAACTAAGCAGAAGGGAAGCAATGTTGGTGACCAATTTTGTCCCAGCAGTTCCATTGGCGGTAGTGGTTGATGGAGGCGTCTTGTCTCTTGGAGACATGTGGAACAGATTGTGAACCACGCTACAGGAAGCACAGAGGGCAGAGGTGTTGAGGCCTCTCATGTTCCAGTTGAGAATATGGCAAGATTCTTTTGGCATTCAACCTTGATGGTTACAACAGACTGCAAAAGACCAGAAAAGGCTAATTTAGTCATGCAATCAACCTGCCTACTCACCAATTGTAACCCTACAGCTAGTGAGATTAATACAGTGGCAGGAAATCAGCTTACCATGTCAAAAAGACAACATCGCCAGTTCTACACCTTATCTGGGTTCGCCAATTGTCGTCATCATTGCCATCGCTAGAGGTAAGGTAGAATTTTGTCGAGAGTCTTGAAAAGCCTGGCAAATAAAGAGCTTCACCTGGAAAGGCATTTCAATGTGCCACAAGTCTATCGTCCTAGAGCTAATCACACCCCTAACAACAATCCATATTAATATAATCAATTGACAATATTCAGTGGCAACATTTCAATTTAGTAGGTGCAGACTGCGGACTTTTTGTGTAGCAAGCAGTAGTACGACATCCAGTGAAAAAAATCAATCATTATCAAAACAATTGCTTAAATTGAAACCATTGCATATAGTGTCAAATAACAATTTACAACAACATCGCTGTATAATGGAAGGTCACATGAAAACAGTAAAGAGTACATAGCTTGTTTAATCAACAACAGAATGCTCCCTTTTCCAGGTCAACAGATATACAGTCATACGTCAGCAAGTTATTCTAATATCGTTTTACTTTCTCCCCTATATAAcatacaaaagaaaaaaaagagaggcatTTCAACATGATTTTCACATAGTAATGATCTAGGGTGACTACCAACCTAACATACTCCATATAAACGAATGAACTTTTAGTAGATTAGAAGATTGATTAATGCACAAAATGCAAGGCAGGCAGCTCAAGCGAAGTGTCAGTGTGAAACTCCATGCAGTTAGCAGTAGTTCTATTAGCTAAACAGTCTCATGGTAAGCAAACTAATTTTACTTTACAAAGCCACACATTGTTTGGGCCAACAACAGAGCATGCATCTCCACCAGCCAGTTCCTTACATCTCAAAAGCACCGATGTGACTAGCTAAAAAAGCAGTGATGTGACAGTTAAGCAATGAGCACCCTGTGCCGTCCTAGATCAACTACACCACTGATCTGACAGTGGTCTTTATCATGGGGTCAATTTAAGCACCAGTTTTCCACGCTCAAGAATTAGTATATATGACTTGTAGTATACTTCAAGTGAAGAGATTCGTCAATTGACTTCTCATGCTTCATGTTTCCCTACTTGCTCCTTACCATTCTTTCCCTACATACATTCAGCAAGTATGGCTCCAAGTTAGCCACCTTACAGAACAGGATCTTTACAAATACACTTGCTACTTAGATCAAAactcatgaaaaaaaaacatgcagagAGCGCCACAATTTTCATGCAAAAGCAAGGTTAGTAGGCTGGCCATGCCTTTCTTCGGTCTTCCCCTTGTGCTGCTACTCACCATGGCTTCTCCTGCAACTTCATGCAATGAGAAGGAGAAGAGCTCCCTTCTAGAGTTTATTGCTGAGCTATCATCACATGATGGTGGTGTTACCACGTCCTGGCGGAATGGCACAGACTGCTGCAAGTGGGAAGGCATCACTTGCAATGGACGCGGAGCAGTTATGGAGGTGTCTCTAGCATCTAGAAGCCTAGAAGGAAGCATCTCCCCGTCCCTTGGCAAGCTCACCAGCTTGTTGCGCCTCAACCTCTCATACAACTCGCTCTCTGGTAACCTGCCATCAGAACTATTGTCATCTGGCAGCATCACTGTACTCGATGTGAGCTTCAACAGCCTCAACGGGGATCTGCATGAACCTCATCCTTCAATCACTGAGCAGCCGTTGCAAGCACTCAACATCTCAAGCAACTTGTTTACAGGAGAATTTCCATCTACAATGTGGGAGAAAACAAGAAATTTGATTTCCATCAATGCGAGCAACAATAGCTTCCAAGGATGGATACCATCTTCTTTTTGCATCAGCTCAACATCTGTTGCGGTGCTTGACCTTTCATTCAACCAATTCAGTGGCAGCATCCCTGCTGATATGGGTAAATGCTCTGCACTTAGAGTACTCAAGGCTGGCCACAACCACCTCAGTGGGCTCCTCCCAGATGAGCTCTTCAATGCTACACTGTTAGAGTACCTCTCTTTCCCAAACAATGGTTTGCAGGGATTACTTGATGGTGCACAAATAATGAAGCTCAGAAATCTAGTTAACCTTGATCTTGGAGTCAATAGGCTAAATGGCAAGATTCCGGAAACTATAGGCCAGCTCAAGAGACTGGAGGGGCTCCATTTGAACAATAACAACATGTTTGGGGAGCTGCCATCAGCTCTGAGCAATTGCACAAATATCATAACGATTGACCTCAAGGGTAACAATTTCAGCGGAGAGCTTCACAAAGTCAACTTCTTCAACCTGCTCAATCTAAAAGCATTAGATCTTCTGTACAACAACTTCACTGGCACAATTCCAGAAAGCATCTACTCATGCAGCAACCTGATGGCATTGCGGCTATCTAGCAACAAGTTGCATGGGCAGCTATCACCAAGAATAGGCAATTTGAAATCTCTTGTTTTCCTGTCACTTGGTGCCAACAACTTCACAAATATCACAAATACGCTTCAGATCCTCAAGAACTGTGGGAATCTCACTTCCCTACTTATTGGATCCAGCTTCAAGGGTGAGGCCATACCACAAGATGAAACGATTGATGGTTTTCAGAATCTTCGGGTTCTTTCCATACCTGATTGCTCGTTGTCCGGGAAAATACCTCTTTGGCTGTCAAAGCTCAAAAATCTGGAGATCTTATTTTTGAACAGGAATCGGCTCACTGGAACAATTCCAGACTGGATCAGAAACTTAAATTCACTTTTCCTTCTGGACCTAGCATCTAATAACCTTACAGGGGAGTTACCGATGGCCTTAATGGAAATGCCAATGCTAAGGACAGAAAAGGCTGCAACCCATTTGGATACAAGGGTGTTTGAGCTACCTCTTTATTTCGCTCACACATTTCAATACCGGATAGCTACTACTTTCATGAAAACACTGGATCTTAGTCACAATAACTTAACGGGTGCGATTCCCCAGGAGTTTGTTCAGTTGAAATCACTTGAGAAGCTCAATTTGAGTTTCAACGGCTTGTCAGGAGAGATTTCGCAGCAACTCAGCAAGCTGACAAATCTGCAAATTTTAGACTTGTCTAGCAACCATCTCACAGGTGCAATCCCATCCGCACTGAACAACCTGCACTTCCTCTCTCAATTCAATGTTTCTCATAATGACCTGGAAGGACCTATTCCGAATGGAGGTCAGCTTAGTACATTTCCAAGTTCTAGCTTTGATGGTAACCCGAAGTTGTGTGGGATTATGGTTGCTAAACTCTGTGGCTCAGCTGAAGCACCTCCAGTCTCTGTTCCCTCCACAGAACAAACGGTCAGAAGGGTTGCCTTTGTGTTTTCTTTTGGGGCTTTCATTGCTGTAGGGGTGATATATGATCAAATAGTCTTGTCAAGGTATTTCGGTTAGTCTCAGTTTACATGTGAGATTATGATGGCTTTAGTGCTAATTATCTCCTGCTCAGGTTCAGCGATATCGATTATGGAGTTGTAAACCATATTTGACTCATTTTTCATGTCTACAAAAAGGGTAACTGGAGGGGATTTATAGGCCAGGACAGAGTAAACCATTTGGTGCAAATGCAAAAGAATGCAGCCATGTAAGCTGATCTGAATGGAAGCAGTCTAAATTTGTCAAGAAAATAAGAGATCTCTCCCGTTTGATTTCTGTGTCGCTATAATTTAATCATTCAATTTTGTTGCTGTACAATAACACTACACAATTAAATCATGATACATTTTCGCGCACACGATTATACAATATAAATGCAAGCAGAGCCAGCAACCCAAATCTCTGTGCGACAACGACAAGGGCGGTCAATCAAAAAGACGTAGGGCAATCCAAAATTTCGAGCAACAAGACGCGGTTATGCGCCTCCGATTTTTTCCCCCCCGCCAAACAAGGTTTATGCAGGATTTACCTTGGGAGCGCGCCTCACTTTCACTGGCACTTCCGCCCTGCACTCCGGCGACATCACGCCGGCGCGTGCGGCGCGCTAGGGCGGTCGAGTTGTCAGGAGCCGTTGCGCCGgtcgcgtcgccgccgccgcggcgtatCGCTGTCGCGCGCCGGAGGATGGCTGCCGCCTGATCTGAGGATGGCTGCCGCCtgatctttttttatttttatattttttttcgatttcgcagaaataaatagtcgaatGAAAAATTTGCAGAACTGTTCTGTCATTCCGTACGGCGGAACATCGCCGCcagttgaaacggcggtaagggGACCTACCGCTAGGGTGAAATGATGGTAGAACCCCGCATACAACTTACCGTCGTGCCCTCCACCCGTCCGGCAGGCTATCCACGGGATGACATGGCGCGGGGTTCGAGGCTTTTTCACCGCTTCAGTTGGCGATAGCGGGCCGCCGTTTGAAACGGCGGAAGTGAGGTCCTTCTGTTAAATGAGCTAGCGGGGCCAGCTGTTATAAAAGCGCGCGACCGCTCGAGACACTTGGCTTTTTCTTTTGCCCCCGTCGCTAGAGACAAATCGAGAGTTAGAGAGAAGagaaagggaggggagggagagaggagaaagaaggaagggtgggagagaaaggaaggaaggaagggagggaggagaacggaaggaaagaaagaaagaaagaaagaaagaaagggagggagggaggaggggaggggagtggAGATTGAAGGTCCGCTCATTGCTTCATTAGAGATATTTTTTGTAATCTCTTAGTTTAGTTAGTGTAGTGGATAGATCTAATAGTTAGTTTAGTGGATATAGGACATAAAAAAAATGTAGGTTAGTTAGTCTAGTGAATTTTAGATATAGGAAAATGTAGCTAAGTCAGATTAGTGGATTTAGTTTAGGTATTTAGTTGAtaataaaattagtttgttgatttatgtagATGAATTTTAGATGAATATTATGTGCAATGCTAGGGTTATATTATGTATAGGTATTCAGGATGTAGTTGTTTTAGGGTTGGTtgga contains:
- the LOC101782722 gene encoding receptor-like protein 2 — its product is MQRAPQFSCKSKVSRLAMPFFGLPLVLLLTMASPATSCNEKEKSSLLEFIAELSSHDGGVTTSWRNGTDCCKWEGITCNGRGAVMEVSLASRSLEGSISPSLGKLTSLLRLNLSYNSLSGNLPSELLSSGSITVLDVSFNSLNGDLHEPHPSITEQPLQALNISSNLFTGEFPSTMWEKTRNLISINASNNSFQGWIPSSFCISSTSVAVLDLSFNQFSGSIPADMGKCSALRVLKAGHNHLSGLLPDELFNATLLEYLSFPNNGLQGLLDGAQIMKLRNLVNLDLGVNRLNGKIPETIGQLKRLEGLHLNNNNMFGELPSALSNCTNIITIDLKGNNFSGELHKVNFFNLLNLKALDLLYNNFTGTIPESIYSCSNLMALRLSSNKLHGQLSPRIGNLKSLVFLSLGANNFTNITNTLQILKNCGNLTSLLIGSSFKGEAIPQDETIDGFQNLRVLSIPDCSLSGKIPLWLSKLKNLEILFLNRNRLTGTIPDWIRNLNSLFLLDLASNNLTGELPMALMEMPMLRTEKAATHLDTRVFELPLYFAHTFQYRIATTFMKTLDLSHNNLTGAIPQEFVQLKSLEKLNLSFNGLSGEISQQLSKLTNLQILDLSSNHLTGAIPSALNNLHFLSQFNVSHNDLEGPIPNGGQLSTFPSSSFDGNPKLCGIMVAKLCGSAEAPPVSVPSTEQTVRRVAFVFSFGAFIAVGVIYDQIVLSRYFG
- the LOC105913918 gene encoding receptor-like protein 2, coding for MAAPSIALATVLLLSLASPATSCSEQEMSSLLQFLAGLSGHNGLSASWRNGTDCCKWEGITCSADGMVIEIFLASRGLEGSISPSLADLSNLQRLNLSYNSFSGGLPSELLTSNIIVLLDVSFNQLSRVLQQNLSSSVPDHRSLQVLNISSNLFTGEFPSILWENKSNLVVLNASNNSFQGWMPSSFCISSTSFAELDLSYNQFSGSIPSGLGKCSALRVLKAGHNNLNRTLPDELFNVSSLEYLSFPDNGLRGILDGAHMMNLRNLAILDLGGNMLHGKIPNSIGQLKRLEELHLENNNMTGELPSTLSNCTNIITIDLKGNNFSGELQKVNFSNLSNLEVLDLLYNNFTGTIPESIYSCSNLIALRLSGNNLHGQLSPRIGNLKSLVFLSLGDNKFTNITNTLQILKNCRNLTSLLIGANFKGEAMPEDEKFGGFQNLRALSISECSLSGKIPLWLSKLKNLEMLFLQRNQLTGPIPAWIKNLTSLFHLDLSYNNLSGEIPIALMEMPMLTTEIAAIHSVFELPVYLGHSLQYRIISTFPKTLDLGHNNFTGAIPHEIIQLKLLAKLNFSFNALSGEIPQQLGNLTNLQILDLSSNHLTGAIPLALNNLHFLSKFNVSHNDLEGPIPSVGQLSTFPSSSFDGNPKLCGTMVARLCGSDEAPPVSVPSTEQSIKRMAFVIAFLTFFGVGVLYDQIVLSRYFG